The DNA segment tacactggtCCTGTGTAAACAGATTGAAGAACATCTGGTGTCCTCCACATGTAAACAGCTGTATCATAGTAAAATAGAGACTTTAACTAACAgctgtaaacaaagacaacagggtcaatGACCCTTTGATTCTCCATGTTCTTCTACTCTGGAAGCTCAGGCTGATGCTGGTGGTTTTATTGtagaagggggtcatgtgacaggagcctgaccaATCGGAGGTCAgatgaaactgcagcagagatgaTGAGTTTTCAAACGATAACGTAGTCATGTGGGTGGAGTCAGAAGGACGGAGGAGTCAGACCCTCAACGTCCTGTTTCGGACCTGACGCCTAGATTTTCTGTCCGACTGCATTTTCTTcagttaaaaaaaggtttaaatacataaagaaataccatATATATGTAGTACCTTTCCCGTATATGTACACACTTTAATTTTCCAAAAAGCATTAGTTATttgtaatgtttctgttttttaaagtgtcaaaatatcatgtggtgcgaccgtcCGGCCATGactagtgttttgaaaacttctttgaaattactcaaaatctattcaaatgtattttctgccatatttgGCAGGATTTCCAAAGTATTTTGTAATCCTGTACAAAAttgcaaagcatttgcattCATATTTCCATCATAGTATACAAACAGACTTTGTCCGATGACgtccattttatgaaatatcatgtggtACGACCATCAACAAAGGACCAATTTGGGACTTTGATGTTTGAAACCagtcaaagacaggaagttgcatcataaACCAACTTGATGCAGATGGAGCCCAACGTACTTTCACACGTcaagtttaatgaaatgtttgttcataACAATGTGTGCAGCACTTAAATGTTTGTgatgagatttttattttaaaaaatgttgatgaaatgtttgtgatCATGAAAATTCTATGAAATTTTTATAAAATCTGGTTTAAATCAATTTTTTGTAtggaatttattgtttattgatctCTTTAAACGATAGGAGGTCTTCATATCATTTGGAGCGACCACTCATGTGGTGTAACCGATAATACCAAGACCTGTATTCAATtttaagtaaaatataaaatttctgtgGCTGAAATATGAATCACTGATACAGTATGCTTAAATGAatggtattttttaaacatttgtatcAGTTTTATTCGCTTCACAGGAAAAATAAGTCTGTTAACTACATTTAAGAAGGGGACGGGGACGTTATAGAACCAAAATATGagatcattatttacaaaaaatctAAAGAATGCAACTACTTTGTTTCTAATGACTTTATATTAttgagaaattgtaaaaaaaatgttaagcatattaaggaaattaattaattttaagaTAAATCGCGGTCGCACCACATGACATGTTTGAAGACCATGTGGCCATGTGGAGTTTGAGTCCAGCTTGTGGGAGACATACCCCCACATTTCCTTTACTCCACGGTGTATTGACTGTTTcagtaaatatgtttaaagTCCATCTTTACAGGGTTGACACCACCTAACACTTTTGTTTCAGTACATTCAGCActttcatacaaacaaaaacttCTCTTTATCAGACCTGGGATcagtgttttcctgcagctcatTATAGAGGCTGAATATAATTCAGATTTATCAGTAGATATATCACATATGACataggttatatatatatatatatatagatatatgtgtgtgtgttctttgtctCCAGGTGGAAAGACCATCCGTCAGTGCATCAGATACACAGACTGTGATAACTCTCGCCTCACCCAGATGTTCCCGGCCATCTCCGGCTTCACTTaccgctgctgcagcagcaacctGTGCAACTCCAGCCATGCCGTTACCATGGCGACGCCCATCCTGGCGCTGCTGGGGTCCCTGCTGAGCGCCTGGTGCTGTTGGACCTGAAGACGCTGCGGCTACATAAACTGGTTCATGATCATTACTGATGTTTTGTGACGTTAACATGAACTAAAGTGAgagttgctgtttgtttttagtcGATTCTgtaacttcctgtttctcagattaaaaacttttttatattagtttaacaataaacaaactAGACAGTtaaagtgttgtgtttttgcatcaCATTCATGTTGTCATCACGGAGTCACCACACGGAAACAAGGTAACGTATGATGTCATCTTCTTCAACCACTTTTTTCCTGTGACAAACACGAGGCTGAAGTGACGTCACTAAACGAAAACTACGACGAAATCTTAACCTGCCGTTAAAACCAATTAACTAAAATACAGTAGATTTTAAATATAACTAGAATTATTAAACctctgggacaaagaggaggagacaggaagctacagctgccctcagtgtagacagaccttcacaccgaggcctgtcctggggaaaagcaccatgttagctggtttagtggaggagctgaagaagactggactccaagctgctcctgctgatcactgctatgctggacctgaagatgtggcctgtgatgtctgcactgggagaaaactgaaagctctcaagtcctgtttgaattgtttggcctcttattgtgaaaaacacctccagcctcatcttcagtcagctccattgaagaagcacaagctggtggagccctcggaggagctccaggagaacatctgctctcgtcacgatgaggtgatgaagatgttctgccgcactgatcagcagtgtatctgttatctctgctctgtggaggaacataaagaccacgacacagtgtcagctgcagcagaaaggactgagaggcagagagagctcgggctgaggagacaaacaatccagcagagactccaggacacagagaaagatgtgaagctgcttccacaggaggaggaggccatcaatggctctgctgataaagcagtggaggacagtgagaagatcttcactgagctgatccgtctgctggagaaaagaagctctgatgtgaagcagcagatcagatcccagcaggaaactgaagtgagtcgagtcagagagcttcaggagagactggagcaggagatcactgagctgaagaggaaagaccatgaactgaagcagctcgcagacacagaggatcacacccagtttctacacagctacccctcactgtcaccactcagtgaatctacacactcatccagcatcaggatccgtcctctgaggtactttgaggacgtgacagcagctgtgtcccaggtcagaggtcgactacaggacattctgagtgagacagagacagagattttacagattgtgtctcaagtggatgttttactgacacaaccagagccagagaccagagctgacttcttaagatattcacagaaaatcacactggatccaaacacagcaaacaaacatctgttattatctgagggaaacagaaaagtaacatatATGAGAGAAGATcagtcttattctaatcacccagacagattcactgattggtatcaggtcctgagtagagagagtctgactggacgttgttactgggaggtggaggtggaggtgggaggaggagttgaagtagcagtcacatacaagaatatcagcagaacAGGAAACTCATATGAATGTAGATTTGGattcaatgataaatcttggtcattatcTTGTGATGGAAACAgttatatcttttattacaacagcatcaggactccagtgtcaggtcctctgtcctccagagtaggagtgtacctggatcacagtgcaggtgttctgtccttctacagagtctctgacaccatgactctcctccacagagtccagaccacattcactcagcctctctatgctggagttaggCTTGATTatggagacacagctgagttgtgtaaactcaaatagactcgagtcattaaaagcagtgatttagattctgtgtttaaatctttaacttcttttgtctccatgtttgttgatcaaagttcgtcgtggtgacgtttctgctccgcacagagatcagctgtcaatcaaacactgaccttcctttatcacacatattcagttctcactttgtaaagacagaaatctataattacactgacatgaatgtgtttgaaagaactgatgttgctgttgttttctaaatcaaagtagaaatcaggttgtgtgatgttttagaacctgtatcgatcctgatcctcatcaatgagctgattatttgttcttttcttttccacatgtgagacggaggtgaaacaaactgattgtgtgtccatgaaatcactgaacaagagtcactgaacagactttactgatgaagtgatcaatgaactcagagcgtcaacatgtccaacagacCAACTGCACTCTGGTTGGATTTACAGAGCATCagtgttatgggatgtttggtctcattgtaaatgtggaacctggtttgtttttatcacggctcatctctgtaaagtgtgaatccactcgtcctcgttgtatttacatatttagtgaacgggcatattgatctgctgctgcgtaggtttctgttctttttgattttcctgATCTGAACCAGCAGTTCCATTGGACAGTGTCCTGATCGAGTCCCTGAgggtttgtcctgcagctctcatcacatgtgtttcttatacatgtgattatacatttaaatctcttatatatgtataaagcaATAAAATCTAATGTGTGAAAaagctgaaagttgaaataaagaatagatccagtctgttcttttgtcttcattccaGGATCTCATTCaaagctgatggagacaaagtgaaactcctgtgagagaataactgaggcagtttcctcctgaaactccacaaacctcagttttcatgttcagtctctgtctttgcagcttttctgcTCTAAAACAGCTTCATCGCAGAGAAATGAGCAAAGTTTTCTTCCACTCGCTGATTTTCAAAACCCAGATCTTGTTTGTGATCTCAGTGGATGAAGAGAGTTcgtcacacagatttaaagaagtGGAGAAATAATGGTTTGGTGAAGTTTCAGGGTGAAGACGTTGAGTTGAGTCCTGACACACAAGCCACATATTGGAGATATTGTGATGTTGTGGACTTGAGGTCGTTCCGTTTATCGTGCTGTTGATTTTCATGAGGATGAAACTTCACAACGAGTTTGTGGTgttgcttcagtgtttcacgTCGTCACCTCACGGACAGACGCTCCTGGGTCGTACAGTTTGAATCCAGACTGGATCAAAACTTCTTGACACCAAATTTGTCCGAGGTTTAACCCACAAAACAAACGTTGCTGCTTGAAGAGGTTTCGTAATttctgcagagttaaaacaGTAAACGGTAAAAACACTCAGG comes from the Hippoglossus hippoglossus isolate fHipHip1 chromosome 6, fHipHip1.pri, whole genome shotgun sequence genome and includes:
- the LOC117763727 gene encoding CD59 glycoprotein; amino-acid sequence: MKLCLGLFLLLCCGTLHLGSGLRCYKCSDYTGRCENVQECTYEDSCISLSERGGKTIRQCIRYTDCDNSRLTQMFPAISGFTYRCCSSNLCNSSHAVTMATPILALLGSLLSAWCCWT